The Actinomycetota bacterium genome segment ACCGGGTTGAGGATCTGGTCCATGGCCTGGTCGATCACTCCATCGGTGGCGATCGGCACCGGCGAGTAGCTGCCCATGCCCCCGGTGTTCGGCCCCCGGTCCCCGTCGAGCGAACGCTTGAAGTCCTGGGCCGCAGGCAGGGGCAGAACCGTTACACCGTCGCAGAACGCCAGGATCGACAGTTCCGGGCCCTCCATGCGCTCCTCGATCAGCACTGAGTTGCCGGCATCGCCGAACCGATGCTGCTCCATGGCCTCGAGGATCGCCGCCTTGGCGTCGCCCGGGCCGTCGCAGACCGTGACCCCCTTGCCGGCCGCCAGGCCGTCGGCTTTGACGACCACGGGGCAGTCCAACTCTTCGACGTATGCGACTGCGGCCCTGGCCGACTCGAAGGTGCGGGCGTGGGCGGTTGGGATCTGCGCGAACTCCATGATCTGTTTGGCGAAGGTCTTCGACGCCTCCAGCCGGGCCCCGCTCTTCTTCGGCCCGAACGCGGCGATACCCCGCATCTCAAGCGCGTCGGCCAGACCGGCCGCCAGGGGCGCCTCGGGACCGATCACCACCAGGTCCGTCCCCAGAGAGGCGGCCAGGTCGACCAGACCGGGAATGTCGCCGACGCCGACCGGATGACAGGTGGCCAGGCGGGCAATTCCCGGGTTTCCGGGAGCGGCGTGGACCTCGGTTACCGACGGGCTGCGGGCCAGCGCCCAGGCGAGGGCGTGTTCCCGGCCCCCGCCCCCGACCACAAGGACTTTCACCCTCGCCGGGCGACCGTTTCCGTGGCTTCGGGGCCGACCGAGATGTCGGTCACCGGCACGTCGCACAGCTCTTCCAGGCGCCGGATGTAGTTCTGTGCCTTCTCGGGCAGGTCGTCCCAGGTGCGGGCTCCGCTAATGTCGGTGCGCCAGCCGGGCATCTCCTCGAAGATCGGCTTCGCCTTGTGGAAGATCGTCTGGTGGGGCGGGAAGTTTTCGTACTTCTGCCCGTTGTACTCGTAGGCGGTGCAGATCTTGATGGTGTCGAACGAGCTCAAAACGTCGACCTTGGTCAGAAAGATCTCGGTCAGCGAGTTGAGGCGGGCGGCGTAGCGGCCGATGACCGCGTCGAACCACCCGCAGCGGCGCTGCCTGCCCGTGGTTGCCCCGTACTCCTTGCCCCGGTTGACCATCTCCAGGCCGTCCGAACCGCGATCCTCGGAGGGGAAGGGGCCCTCGCCCACCCGGGTGACGTACGCCTTGGTCACGCCGATGATGCGGTCGACCGCCTTCGGCCCGACTCCGGCCCCGGCGCAGAGACCCCCGGCTACGGGGTTCGACGAGGTGACGAAGGGATAGGTGCCGTGGTCAAGGTCCAGCATGGTGCCCTGCGCCCCCTCGAAAAGGACATTCTTGTCCGCCTCCAGGGCTTCGTGGACGACGGTGACCGTGTCGGTGATGTGCGGCGTCAGGCGGTCGGCGAACCCGAGGTACTCCTCCAGGATCGCGTCGATCTTCATCGGCAGGCGGCCGTAGATCTTGGTGAGCAGCAGGTTCTTCTCCCGCAGGTTGACCTCGAGCTTGGCGGCGAAGATCTTGGGGTCCAGCAGGTCCTGCACCCGGATCCCGATGCGGGACGCCTTATCGGAGTACGCCGGGCCGATGCCCCTCTTGGTCGTCCCGAGCTTCAGCTTGCCCAGGCGCCGCTCGATGAGGGCGTCCAGCTCCCGGTGGTACGGCATGATCACGTGGGCGTTGCTGGAGATCACAAG includes the following:
- the purD gene encoding phosphoribosylamine--glycine ligase, whose product is MKVLVVGGGGREHALAWALARSPSVTEVHAAPGNPGIARLATCHPVGVGDIPGLVDLAASLGTDLVVIGPEAPLAAGLADALEMRGIAAFGPKKSGARLEASKTFAKQIMEFAQIPTAHARTFESARAAVAYVEELDCPVVVKADGLAAGKGVTVCDGPGDAKAAILEAMEQHRFGDAGNSVLIEERMEGPELSILAFCDGVTVLPLPAAQDFKRSLDGDRGPNTGGMGSYSPVPIATDGVIDQAMDQILNPVASQLAQMGRHYVGVIYAGLMLTSAGLKVVEFNCRFGDPETQAILPRLESDLGELMIATTQGSLAGMKVACSDQACVSVVAASGGYPEADPLKTGFEITGLEEAEKLGVQIFHSGTTEREGKLVTSGGRVLSGSALGDDIRGARELAYRALGEISFDGMRHRSDIASMA
- a CDS encoding adenylosuccinate synthase, with the protein product MPGIALVGTQWGDEGKGKVTHLMADQMDMVVRYSGGNNAGHTVIVGEETFKLHLLPAGILYSHIVPVIGPGVVVDPKVLLDEMDRLEARGISIDKLVISSNAHVIMPYHRELDALIERRLGKLKLGTTKRGIGPAYSDKASRIGIRVQDLLDPKIFAAKLEVNLREKNLLLTKIYGRLPMKIDAILEEYLGFADRLTPHITDTVTVVHEALEADKNVLFEGAQGTMLDLDHGTYPFVTSSNPVAGGLCAGAGVGPKAVDRIIGVTKAYVTRVGEGPFPSEDRGSDGLEMVNRGKEYGATTGRQRRCGWFDAVIGRYAARLNSLTEIFLTKVDVLSSFDTIKICTAYEYNGQKYENFPPHQTIFHKAKPIFEEMPGWRTDISGARTWDDLPEKAQNYIRRLEELCDVPVTDISVGPEATETVARRG